The genomic DNA CGGTGGCGGCCATCTGCTCGGCGAGCAGCGCCGGATTGCCGCCACGCGCGGCAAGGCCGACGACCTCGAACTTGTCGGGGTTGGCGGCGATGACCTCGAGCGCCTGCGTACCAATCGATCCGGTGCTGCCGAGCAGCAGGACTCTCACAATGTCGGACACCCCGCCATTGTGGCGCATGGCCCGACTTCCAACGACGCGGCGTCGTATGTCACGATATCGGTCAGCAAGCCGACTGCGTACCGTCCCTTCGGTACCCCACACAGCTGAGGAGCGATCGTGGCCGCCACGGAGATCGAACCCGCCAAGACCGAGCGCGCCGTCGTCACTCACGTCGACACCGCAGAGGTTCCCTCGGCCGAATGGGGCTGGAGCGGAGAATCGCCGCGCGCCTTCCGGATCGCCGCTATCGTCGTCGCCCTGATCCTGCTGGCCATGCTGATCGGCAACCACAGCGGCAACGTCGAGAACCTCTTCCTGATCGGTTTCGCCGCAACACTTTTCGCGGCCGTGGGCTACGACTGGATCTACCGCCGCAAGCCGCGCTAGCGGCTCGCCGATCGACTGCGTCGCTGCCGACGCCTCGACACGCGTACGGTTCACCGTCCCCGGCGTTTGACGTTCTTCCCGCCGGACCGGCCACCAGCGCGCGCCGAGGCGTTCTTCGGCTGAGCGCCTTTCGCCCCGCCGGTGCCGCCCTTGTTCGCAACTCTCCGGGTGCCCGACGTCTTGTGCCGGGCCGCCGATTTCCGCTGCGCCTCGGAGGCATTCCCCGCACTCTTGCCCGCCGAGGGTGAGCGGGTGCTGCGAGCGGTCCGTCCGCGCACCACGCCGATGAACTCCTCGACCAGATCACTCGTCGCCGCCATGGGCCAGGCCAGCGCGATCTCCGTGTCCGGATGATCGGTGACCGGCCGGTACACCAGATCTCGACGAGAATGCAGGCGCGCGATCGAATGCGGCACCACCGCCGATCCCACGCCCGCGGCCACCATTTCGAACACGACGGCGGCCTGATCGAGATCGGAGGCGTCCTGTAGCCGCTCGGCGGCCAACTCGGCGACACTCACCTGATCGAACACCGAGATCTCGTGATCCTTGGGCACCACGACCACCGGGACCTCGCGGTAGAGCGGGATCACCCCGAGACCTTCCCGATCGATCGGCAGTCGCACGAAACACATGTCGACCCGCCCCTCGGCCAGCGCGGCGTGCTGGTCGGCCGCCGCGAGCGCGACCGTCTCCAGCGGCGTCTCCGGGAAGCGTTCCCGCCAGATCCGCTCCCATTTCGACACCGTCACCCCGGGCACGAACCCCACGCGCAGCCCGGCCGCGTCCTGCGCGCTCGATTCGGGTTCGGCCGGGCGGGCGAGTATGTCGCGCGCCGCGCGCAGCAGCCGCGCGCCCGTGTCGGTGAGCTGCGTGGACTCGGCGCCAGGCACGAACAGCTTGGTATCGAGTTCGGCTTCGAGCTCGATGACGGTGGCACTGAGCCGCTGGCGGGAAATCCCCAGCGACCGGGCCGCGCGCGCGAAGTGCAGTTGCTCGGCCACCTCGGCGAACCAGCGCAGCCTGATGGGGTCGATCGACTCGAACTGGCTCATTCGGCAAGCGTATTGCACCGCCGACGGCGATCCGGTCGAGCCCGCCCGCTAGGCTGTCGCAGTGAGTCCGGACAAGAAATCGCAGATGATGAAGCCACTGACGGCTGCCGACAAGCTCGGCATCTACCTGCCCGCCGCGCCCGCGCAGTTTCGCGACTCGCCGGTCTCCTTCGCCGAACTCGAGCGGTTGCGCGCCGATCCGCCGCAGTGGCTGACCGAACTGCGCCGCAACGGCCCCTTCCCGCGTGACATCACCGCCCGCAAACTCGGCGTCTCCAACAGCGGCCTGGCCCGCGCCGAGGTCTCCGACGCGCTCACCGCCGACGAGATCGCCGCGCTGCTGGCCGATCCGCCGGAGTGGCTGGCCCGCGAACGCGAGAACTACGCGCAGGTGCAGCGCGAGAACGAGCGGATCAAGACCAAGCGCGCCGAGCATCGGGCCGCGACCAACCGGCCGGCCAAGAACCGCTTCGGCACCGGCCGCGAGAGCTGATCACGGCTCCCACTCGAGCTTGACCTGAACCTTTTTCGAGGTTCGACGATGGGTGCGTCGCCGCGCCGACCGCCGATGTTCCCCTACAGCGGAGCGGCGCGCACCGCGGCGAGCAACTCCGCCAATTCGCTTTCTCCACCCGTGCGCTCGAAGACGAGGACCCATCGCCATCGGTCCGGGTCGCTGAATGTCGACACGACGATCGCCTCGTCCGGGCCGATCCGGTCCGCGACGACGAACTTCCGGTCGGTGCGTGAACCGACGGTCTCCGAGCCGTGGACCTCGCCGACTGCGGCCAGCGCATCGGCCGCCCGCCGCGCCTCGGCAGCACTCGGGTAGCTGTAGAAGCCGTAGGACATCGGGGGGTCGAGCCCGGCGACACAGTGCACCTTCGCCTGCCAGGGATCCAACGCCGCCGCGTAGCCCTCGGAATCGAGGAAGTCGTACCACCGGGGATAGAGGAAGCAGGTCGCGCCCTGGTAGCCGTCGCCGGTTTCCGTCCCCGGAGGCAGCATCCCGGGAAACGCGGTACGCATCGCCGCCAGATCCTCCTCGCCCGGGGAGCGTCCGATGGCCGCCCGCACGGCGTCACTGTTCCAGGCCAGCACCGCCACTGCCGCGACCAGCAACAGAACCAGCCCGATGATCGCCAGCGCGACCTTCGTGCCCGCCCCCCTCCGACGCGGGACCGGGGATCGGTTCGGTGCCGGATAGGCCGGTCGCGGCGTCGCCGGCCCTGGGGCCCATCCCGGCCGCGGCTGGCGATGCCCGTAGGGCGGCATCGCCGACGGTGCGACATGCGGCGCGGGGGCACGAGTCGGGGTCGGAGGACGCACGGGTGCCTGGTTCGGGAAGGATCGCGCCGGGGCATGGGGGACCGCGGGTGCGCTCACCGGCGCGCGCTGCACCTGGGCGAGATTCGCTGCCGAGAGTCCCATCGCCTGCCGCACCGCGGCCGCGAACTCGACGCAGGAGTCGAACCGCTCGTCGATACGTTTGGACAGCGCCCGGTTCAACACGACGTCCAGCGCAGACGGCATGCCGGGACGCACCGCGCTCAACAACGGCGGCTGCTCGCGCAGATGACCGTGGATCACCGCCACCGGCTGCGTGGCGGCGAACGGAACCCGCC from Nocardia higoensis includes the following:
- a CDS encoding DUF5997 family protein, coding for MSPDKKSQMMKPLTAADKLGIYLPAAPAQFRDSPVSFAELERLRADPPQWLTELRRNGPFPRDITARKLGVSNSGLARAEVSDALTADEIAALLADPPEWLARERENYAQVQRENERIKTKRAEHRAATNRPAKNRFGTGRES
- a CDS encoding LysR family transcriptional regulator, whose protein sequence is MSQFESIDPIRLRWFAEVAEQLHFARAARSLGISRQRLSATVIELEAELDTKLFVPGAESTQLTDTGARLLRAARDILARPAEPESSAQDAAGLRVGFVPGVTVSKWERIWRERFPETPLETVALAAADQHAALAEGRVDMCFVRLPIDREGLGVIPLYREVPVVVVPKDHEISVFDQVSVAELAAERLQDASDLDQAAVVFEMVAAGVGSAVVPHSIARLHSRRDLVYRPVTDHPDTEIALAWPMAATSDLVEEFIGVVRGRTARSTRSPSAGKSAGNASEAQRKSAARHKTSGTRRVANKGGTGGAKGAQPKNASARAGGRSGGKNVKRRGR
- a CDS encoding DUF2631 domain-containing protein, which codes for MAATEIEPAKTERAVVTHVDTAEVPSAEWGWSGESPRAFRIAAIVVALILLAMLIGNHSGNVENLFLIGFAATLFAAVGYDWIYRRKPR
- a CDS encoding serine/threonine-protein kinase; protein product: MLQPGAVFAGYTVEKLLGRGGMGAVYLARHPRLPRRTALKLLNREAFADPELRARFEREGNLVAQLDHPNIVSVYDRGVEDEQLWISMQYVDGVDGSSLDPRTLPPQRAAQIVAETATALDYAHRMGVLHRDVKPANILLSRAAGQERVFLTDFGIARPQEDTTHLTKTGTVTATLAYASPEQLTGGYLDHRTDQYALACTLFWLLTGRVPFAATQPVAVIHGHLREQPPLLSAVRPGMPSALDVVLNRALSKRIDERFDSCVEFAAAVRQAMGLSAANLAQVQRAPVSAPAVPHAPARSFPNQAPVRPPTPTRAPAPHVAPSAMPPYGHRQPRPGWAPGPATPRPAYPAPNRSPVPRRRGAGTKVALAIIGLVLLLVAAVAVLAWNSDAVRAAIGRSPGEEDLAAMRTAFPGMLPPGTETGDGYQGATCFLYPRWYDFLDSEGYAAALDPWQAKVHCVAGLDPPMSYGFYSYPSAAEARRAADALAAVGEVHGSETVGSRTDRKFVVADRIGPDEAIVVSTFSDPDRWRWVLVFERTGGESELAELLAAVRAAPL